A genomic window from Salvia miltiorrhiza cultivar Shanhuang (shh) chromosome 5, IMPLAD_Smil_shh, whole genome shotgun sequence includes:
- the LOC131025264 gene encoding uncharacterized protein At4g28440-like, giving the protein MADQKKQFTKVNQLRPLDTGLNLTVNVISAKMVAQRGRNQGRFSECLVGDETGIIIFSARNDQVDLAKEGNTLVLTNAKIDMFKGSMRLAVDRSGRVEVGEAAGFSVDKSNNLSLIEFERIDVVV; this is encoded by the exons ATGGCTGATCAGAAAAAGCAGTTCACCAAGGTCAACCAGCTGCGCCCGTTGGACACCGGGCTCAATCTAACCGTAAATGTTATCAGTGCAAAGATGGTAGCACAGAGAGGCCGGAATCAAGGCCGGTTTTCCGAGTGCTTGGTTGGAGATGAGACAGGAATCATCATTTTCTCTGCGAGAAACGATCAAG TGGATCTGGCGAAGGAGGGCAACACCCTCGTCCTCACGAACGCAAAGATCGACATGTTCAAGGGGTCGATGAGGCTAGCCGTGGACCGCAGTGGCCGTGTTGAAGTTGGGGAGGCTGCCGGCTTCTCCGTGGACAAGAGCAACAACCTGTCGTTGATCGAGTTCGAACGGATCGATGTCGTTGTCTGA
- the LOC131026159 gene encoding zinc finger protein 5-like, protein MGKNSVSISNSEKKLKLFGVELDPSRPQSTDRASVEDGDESVSSSSPSSTVSEKPFVGETRGFREEPPPPSPPRPPKKFKCPCCLKVFANSQALGGHQNAHKNERMRQKRLQLQLQLQERKATNNLNYYYINNPIFNKFCDKNSENLVNFCGPTKPALFNKEVQINFGSDMINYDHKIYRCNNYYMQQNKHRFSVTQVEGSRRNSSPSTPESKRICSRKGLELDLQLGLG, encoded by the coding sequence atgGGAAAAAATAGTGTTTCAATTTCAAATAGTGAGAAGAAGCTCAAGCTATTCGGAGTCGAGCTCGATCCCTCTCGACCTCAATCGACGGATCGAGCGTCGGTGGAAGATGGCGACGAGAGCGTCAGCTCCTCGTCGCCTTCCTCCACCGTATCGGAGAAACCGTTTGTCGGGGAAACTCGGGGCTTCCGCGAGGAGCCCCCGCCCCCGTCCCCGCCTCGGCCGCCGAAGAAGTTCAAGTGCCCTTGTTGTTTGAAGGTGTTTGCAAACTCACAAGCATTGGGAGGCCATCAAAATGCTCACAAGAATGAAAGAATGAGGCAGAAAAGGCTGCAGCTGCAGCTTCAACTTCAAGAAAGAAAGGCCACCAACAACCTCAATTATTATTACATCAATAATCcaattttcaacaaattttgtgacaaaaatagtgaaaatcttGTCAATTTTTGTGGGCCTACAAAACCTGCTTTGTTCAACAAGGAGGTTCAGATTAATTTTGGTTCGGACATGATTAACTATGATCATAAGATTTATagatgtaataattattatatgcAGCAAAATAAGCATAGGTTTAGTGTAACGCAAGTGGAAGGTTCTAGAAGGAATTCGTCTCCCTCTACACCTGAGTCAAAGAGGATTTGTTCTAGAAAAGGGTTAGAGTTAGATCTTCAATTAGGGTTAGGTTAA